In Flavobacterium sp. CBA20B-1, one DNA window encodes the following:
- a CDS encoding four helix bundle protein, whose amino-acid sequence MSVGKRHNYKNLKIWQLALEIANNISDILLNFPTDEKYSLNSQISRCSISIPSNIAEGSARTDKSFSHFLDVSLGSSFELLTQLHIAKHRNYINQELFNQLENKIEEFQRMTMAFQNNLK is encoded by the coding sequence ATGAGTGTAGGAAAAAGACATAATTATAAGAATTTAAAGATTTGGCAATTAGCTTTGGAGATAGCTAATAATATTTCTGATATCTTACTAAATTTTCCTACGGATGAAAAATACAGTCTTAATTCACAGATTAGTCGCTGTTCTATTTCTATTCCATCGAATATTGCAGAAGGCTCTGCAAGAACAGATAAATCTTTTAGTCATTTTCTAGATGTTTCATTAGGATCATCTTTTGAATTACTTACACAATTACATATTGCAAAACATAGAAATTATATCAATCAAGAACTTTTTAATCAACTCGAAAATAAAATAGAAGAATTTCAGCGCATGACAATGGCTTTCCAAAACAATTTGAAATAG
- a CDS encoding acetyl-CoA C-acyltransferase: protein MKTAYIVKAYRTAVGKAPKGLFRFKRPDELAAETIEFMMNEVPQLDKKRIDDVMVGNAMPEAEQGLNMARLISLMGLKITDVPGVTVNRYCASGIETIGMATAKIQSGMADCIIAGGAESMSFIPMGGYRATPDYKVTAAGHEDYYWGMGLTAEAVAKQFNVSREDQDQFSFESHMKALKAQTEGKFENQIVPITVEDTFINDNGKKETKSYTVTKDEGPRAGTSIEALAKLKPVFAADGSVTAGNSSQMSDGAAFVLVMSEEMVKELNLEPIARLVTFASAGVEPRIMGIGPVKAIPKALKQAGLQQNDIELIELNEAFAAQSLAVIRELDLNPEIINVNGGAIALGHPLGCTGAKLSVQLFDEMKRRGNKYGMVTMCVGTGQGTAGIYELL, encoded by the coding sequence ATGAAAACAGCATATATAGTAAAAGCATACCGAACAGCCGTTGGAAAAGCACCAAAAGGATTGTTCCGATTTAAAAGACCCGATGAATTAGCGGCAGAAACCATTGAGTTTATGATGAACGAAGTGCCGCAATTAGATAAAAAACGCATCGACGATGTAATGGTTGGAAATGCCATGCCCGAAGCTGAACAAGGTTTAAACATGGCACGATTAATTTCGTTAATGGGACTAAAAATCACCGATGTACCTGGTGTAACAGTGAACCGTTATTGTGCATCAGGCATCGAAACTATTGGTATGGCAACAGCAAAAATTCAGTCGGGAATGGCAGATTGTATCATTGCAGGTGGTGCCGAATCGATGAGTTTTATTCCAATGGGCGGTTATCGTGCCACACCCGATTATAAAGTAACCGCTGCTGGTCACGAAGATTATTACTGGGGAATGGGCTTAACAGCCGAAGCAGTTGCAAAACAATTCAATGTGTCGCGCGAAGATCAAGATCAGTTTTCGTTTGAATCGCACATGAAAGCATTGAAAGCACAAACAGAAGGCAAATTTGAAAATCAAATTGTACCAATTACCGTAGAAGATACGTTTATTAACGATAATGGCAAAAAAGAAACCAAATCCTATACAGTTACAAAAGATGAAGGACCACGCGCCGGTACAAGCATTGAAGCACTAGCAAAATTAAAACCAGTTTTTGCTGCCGACGGTTCTGTTACCGCAGGAAATTCCTCTCAAATGTCTGATGGCGCTGCCTTTGTATTGGTAATGTCTGAAGAAATGGTGAAAGAATTAAACTTAGAACCAATTGCCCGATTAGTAACCTTTGCATCGGCTGGTGTAGAACCTCGCATCATGGGAATTGGTCCTGTAAAAGCCATTCCAAAAGCATTAAAGCAAGCAGGTTTACAACAAAACGATATTGAATTGATCGAACTAAACGAAGCTTTCGCCGCACAATCGTTAGCGGTGATTCGCGAGTTAGATCTAAACCCTGAAATCATCAACGTAAACGGCGGAGCCATCGCATTAGGTCACCCATTAGGATGTACTGGAGCTAAATTATCTGTCCAATTATTCGATGAAATGAAACGTCGTGGTAACAAATATGGCATGGTAACCATGTGTGTGGGAACCGGGCAAGGAACAGCAGGAATTTATGAGTTACTTTAA
- a CDS encoding four helix bundle protein, translating into MHNFEKLKIWQKAMDIAVAVYEISALLPIDERFNLIHQIKKCAVSIPSNIAEGSGRNHNKEFIQFLGIANGSTFELITQLILAKRLNLIDEAITQPVINQLVEVSNMNFSFQKTLNTNMNADGKSLST; encoded by the coding sequence ATGCACAATTTTGAAAAACTGAAAATCTGGCAAAAAGCAATGGATATAGCTGTTGCTGTTTATGAAATTTCTGCACTTTTACCAATTGATGAACGATTTAATTTAATTCATCAAATAAAAAAATGTGCTGTTTCAATTCCGTCAAATATTGCCGAAGGATCGGGCAGAAATCACAACAAAGAATTTATCCAATTTTTAGGCATAGCTAATGGATCTACTTTTGAATTGATAACACAATTAATACTTGCAAAAAGATTAAATTTAATAGATGAAGCAATAACACAACCCGTTATAAATCAGTTAGTAGAAGTTTCAAACATGAATTTTTCATTTCAAAAAACTCTTAATACAAATATGAATGCAGATGGAAAAAGTCTTAGTACTTAA
- a CDS encoding 3-hydroxyacyl-CoA dehydrogenase/enoyl-CoA hydratase family protein yields the protein MNRLIKKVAVIGSGIMGSGIACHFANIGVQVLLLDIVPNQLTEAEEKKGLTLNDKVVRNRIVNENLATALKQNPSPIYDKKFANRISTGNTTDDLPKIKDVDWIIEVVVERLDIKKAVYEQIEKFRKPGTLITSNTSGIPIHFMSEGRSEDFQEHFCGTHFFNPVRYLKLFEIIPGPKTKPEVLSFLNNYGEKFLGKTSVVAKDTPAFIGNRIGIYGIMSLFHLVKEMDLTIEEVDKLTGPVIGRPKSATFRTVDVVGLDTLVHVANGLYENVPNDEAHELFKLPDFINHMMENKWLGSKTKQGFYKKVDKDILSLDLNTLEYRPNKKASFQTLELTKTIDNVIDRFKVLVNGKDKAGEFYRKSFAGLFAYVSNRVPEITDDLYKIDDAMKAGFGWEHGPFQIWDAIGVEKGIELIKESGENVANWVNDMLASGNTSFYTVKEGATYYYDIDSKSQQKIPGQDAFIILNNIRDTKKVWGNADTTLFDLGDGILNLEFHSKMNSIGGGVISGINKAIDIAEKEYSGLVIGNQAANFSVGANLGMIFMMAVEQEYDELNFAIKSFQDTMMRVRYSGIPVIAAPHGMTLGGGCELVMHSDKAVAAAETYIGLVEFGVGVIPGGGGSKEMTLRAADQFKKNDVKLNILQEYFLTVGTAKVATSAYEGFENGVLLPTKDVVVVNKDRQIAEAKKHALLMAEAGYTQPVPRKDILVLGKQALGAFLVGTDGMMAGKYISEHDRKIANKLAYVMAGGDLSEPTFVSEQYLLDLEREAFLSLCTERKTLERIQFMLTKGKPLRN from the coding sequence ATGAATAGATTAATAAAAAAAGTGGCTGTTATTGGTTCCGGAATCATGGGTTCGGGCATTGCATGTCACTTTGCAAACATTGGCGTTCAGGTATTGCTTTTGGATATTGTTCCCAACCAGCTTACCGAAGCCGAAGAAAAAAAAGGGCTTACGCTTAACGATAAAGTGGTAAGAAACCGAATCGTGAACGAAAATTTAGCAACAGCTTTAAAACAAAACCCCTCGCCTATTTACGACAAAAAATTTGCTAACAGAATTTCGACAGGAAACACAACAGACGATCTTCCGAAAATTAAAGATGTTGATTGGATTATTGAAGTGGTTGTGGAACGTTTGGATATTAAAAAGGCAGTTTACGAGCAAATTGAAAAATTCCGCAAACCGGGAACGTTGATCACATCAAACACTTCAGGAATTCCGATTCATTTTATGAGCGAAGGACGAAGTGAAGATTTTCAGGAACATTTCTGTGGAACACACTTTTTCAATCCGGTTCGATACCTGAAATTATTCGAAATTATTCCCGGACCAAAAACCAAACCCGAAGTTTTATCGTTTTTAAACAATTACGGTGAAAAATTCTTGGGAAAAACATCGGTTGTGGCTAAAGATACACCTGCGTTTATTGGTAACCGCATTGGTATTTACGGCATCATGAGTTTGTTTCATTTGGTTAAAGAAATGGATCTAACCATTGAAGAAGTAGATAAATTAACCGGACCGGTAATCGGCAGACCCAAATCGGCAACATTCCGTACGGTTGATGTGGTTGGTTTGGATACGTTGGTGCATGTTGCCAATGGTTTGTACGAAAATGTTCCGAATGATGAAGCACACGAATTATTCAAACTACCCGATTTCATCAATCACATGATGGAAAACAAATGGTTGGGAAGCAAAACCAAACAAGGTTTCTATAAAAAAGTTGATAAAGATATTCTTTCGCTCGATTTGAATACGCTAGAATATCGACCAAACAAAAAAGCATCTTTCCAAACATTAGAACTTACAAAAACCATTGATAATGTAATTGATCGTTTCAAAGTTTTAGTGAACGGAAAAGACAAAGCGGGCGAGTTTTATCGTAAATCTTTTGCGGGATTGTTTGCGTATGTTTCTAACCGAGTTCCCGAAATTACCGACGATTTATATAAGATAGACGATGCCATGAAAGCTGGTTTTGGCTGGGAACACGGACCATTCCAAATTTGGGATGCCATTGGTGTGGAGAAAGGTATCGAATTGATCAAAGAAAGCGGTGAAAACGTTGCCAATTGGGTAAACGACATGTTGGCATCGGGCAATACATCATTTTACACAGTTAAAGAAGGTGCTACTTATTATTATGATATCGATTCAAAATCGCAACAAAAAATTCCGGGACAAGATGCGTTTATTATCTTAAACAACATTCGCGATACCAAAAAAGTTTGGGGCAATGCCGATACTACTTTGTTTGATTTAGGAGATGGAATTTTAAATCTGGAATTTCACTCCAAAATGAACTCAATTGGTGGCGGTGTCATCAGCGGAATCAACAAAGCGATTGATATAGCCGAAAAAGAATACAGCGGTTTGGTTATTGGAAATCAAGCAGCAAACTTCTCGGTCGGCGCCAATTTGGGCATGATTTTCATGATGGCGGTTGAACAGGAATACGATGAATTGAATTTCGCCATAAAATCGTTCCAAGATACCATGATGCGCGTGCGTTATTCAGGCATTCCGGTAATTGCAGCTCCTCATGGAATGACACTTGGCGGCGGTTGCGAATTGGTAATGCATTCAGACAAAGCCGTTGCAGCAGCAGAAACCTATATTGGTTTGGTTGAATTTGGCGTGGGTGTAATTCCTGGCGGTGGCGGATCTAAAGAAATGACCTTACGTGCAGCAGATCAATTCAAAAAGAACGATGTGAAGCTGAATATTCTGCAAGAATATTTCCTAACAGTTGGTACGGCAAAAGTTGCTACATCGGCATACGAAGGGTTTGAGAACGGTGTGCTTTTACCAACAAAAGATGTGGTGGTGGTAAACAAAGACCGACAAATTGCCGAAGCTAAAAAACACGCATTGTTAATGGCTGAAGCTGGCTACACCCAACCTGTTCCTCGCAAAGATATTTTGGTTTTAGGTAAACAAGCATTGGGGGCTTTCTTGGTGGGAACAGACGGTATGATGGCTGGTAAATACATTTCTGAACACGATAGAAAAATCGCCAACAAGTTAGCCTACGTAATGGCAGGCGGCGATTTATCTGAACCTACATTTGTATCCGAACAATATTTGTTAGATCTAGAACGCGAAGCTTTCTTAAGTTTATGTACCGAAAGAAAAACGTTAGAACGTATTCAGTTTATGTTAACTAAGGGAAAACCTTTGCGTAATTGA
- a CDS encoding MarR family winged helix-turn-helix transcriptional regulator: MKNKTLDSVIKNTWQAIARMYNEEASQYGASMALGYALLNIDKEGTPSTALAPRLGMEPTSLTRTLKTMEEKGLIIKKKNPKDGRGVNIYLTPLGVEKRGLSKQTVINFNNKLLETFSQQEIDNFIEMSEKIQNIIIEKKKF; encoded by the coding sequence ATGAAAAATAAAACGCTCGATTCCGTAATAAAAAACACTTGGCAAGCCATCGCCCGTATGTATAACGAAGAAGCTTCGCAATACGGTGCATCAATGGCATTGGGTTACGCCTTGTTAAACATAGATAAAGAAGGAACGCCGTCTACAGCTTTGGCTCCACGTTTGGGCATGGAACCTACAAGTTTAACGCGTACTTTAAAAACAATGGAAGAAAAAGGGTTAATCATTAAAAAGAAAAACCCAAAAGACGGTCGGGGTGTAAATATTTATTTAACGCCACTTGGGGTTGAAAAACGGGGATTATCCAAACAAACAGTAATCAATTTTAATAATAAACTTTTAGAAACCTTTTCGCAACAAGAAATCGATAACTTTATTGAAATGTCAGAAAAAATTCAAAATATCATCATCGAAAAAAAGAAATTTTAA
- a CDS encoding AMP-dependent synthetase/ligase, protein MSQIGRLFDIPYYQLQHYPLEKAFSTKQNGVWKATSIQEYIEQANYVSKALLAMGVKKGDKIALITSTNRTEWNIMDIGILQTGAATVPIYPTISEHDYEYIIKHSESVYVFVSDKTILEKLDRVKFNIPKLRGIYSFDEIPGCANWKDIITAGKDAMNDADVEAAKANVTPDDLASIIYTSGTTGTPKGVMLTHNNIISNVLGSSERVPFERGSYTALSFLPCCHIFERMILYLFQYMGVSIYFAESIEKISDNLQEVKPQVMTVVPRVLEKVFDKIYAKGSELSGIKKALFFWALRLAEDFKPYQANGGFYEFKLKIARKLIFSKWQAALGGNLELLVSGSAPLSPRLARIFGGADIPVMEGYGLTETSPVISVNDQRNNGWKIGSVGRVLSNVTVKIAEDGEILCQGPSIAEGYYKDEEKTKEAFIDGWFHTGDIGVVDADGFLFITDRKKEMFKTSGGKYVAPQMIENAMKQSRFIEQIMVVGEGQKMPAALIQPNFDFIKEWANRNKVNLGFTLDEVVKNELVIERIQKEIETINPQFGKWEQIKKFALTPNVWSIDTGELTPTLKLKRKVILEKYKDLYEGMYS, encoded by the coding sequence ATGTCTCAAATAGGTAGATTATTCGATATTCCTTATTATCAGTTGCAACACTATCCGTTAGAAAAAGCTTTTTCAACAAAGCAAAATGGCGTTTGGAAAGCAACAAGCATTCAAGAATATATAGAACAAGCAAATTATGTTTCCAAAGCATTGCTTGCAATGGGCGTTAAAAAAGGCGATAAAATTGCACTAATAACCTCAACAAACCGTACCGAATGGAACATTATGGACATTGGTATTTTACAAACCGGTGCAGCAACTGTTCCAATATATCCAACTATTTCTGAACACGATTACGAGTATATTATAAAGCATTCCGAAAGTGTGTATGTGTTTGTTTCCGATAAAACCATTTTAGAAAAATTAGACCGGGTAAAGTTCAACATTCCCAAACTGCGAGGTATTTATTCGTTCGATGAAATTCCGGGCTGCGCCAATTGGAAAGATATTATAACAGCCGGTAAAGATGCAATGAACGATGCCGATGTGGAAGCAGCTAAAGCCAATGTAACTCCAGACGATTTAGCGTCGATTATTTACACATCAGGCACCACTGGCACTCCAAAGGGCGTGATGCTTACGCATAACAATATCATCAGCAACGTTTTAGGTTCGTCTGAACGTGTTCCGTTTGAAAGAGGAAGTTACACTGCGCTGAGTTTCTTGCCGTGCTGTCATATTTTTGAGCGAATGATTTTGTATCTGTTCCAATATATGGGTGTATCAATTTATTTTGCAGAATCAATTGAAAAAATATCTGATAACCTTCAAGAAGTAAAACCACAAGTAATGACAGTTGTTCCAAGGGTTTTAGAAAAAGTATTCGATAAAATTTATGCCAAAGGATCTGAACTTTCGGGCATTAAAAAAGCATTGTTCTTTTGGGCATTGCGCTTAGCAGAAGACTTTAAACCTTACCAAGCAAACGGCGGTTTCTATGAATTTAAGTTGAAAATTGCCCGCAAACTAATTTTCTCTAAATGGCAAGCCGCTTTGGGTGGCAATTTAGAATTGCTGGTATCGGGTTCTGCCCCATTATCTCCGCGTTTGGCACGAATTTTTGGTGGAGCCGATATACCGGTTATGGAAGGCTACGGTTTAACTGAAACTTCTCCGGTAATTTCAGTAAACGACCAACGAAATAATGGCTGGAAAATTGGCTCTGTAGGTAGGGTTTTAAGCAATGTGACCGTTAAAATTGCAGAAGACGGCGAAATTCTTTGTCAAGGACCATCGATTGCAGAAGGATATTATAAAGACGAAGAAAAAACCAAAGAAGCTTTTATCGACGGTTGGTTCCATACTGGAGATATCGGTGTAGTTGATGCCGACGGATTTTTATTCATTACCGATCGTAAAAAAGAAATGTTTAAAACCAGCGGCGGTAAGTACGTTGCTCCACAAATGATTGAAAATGCCATGAAACAATCGCGTTTCATTGAGCAGATAATGGTGGTGGGCGAAGGACAAAAAATGCCTGCAGCGTTGATTCAGCCAAATTTTGATTTTATTAAAGAGTGGGCCAACCGCAACAAAGTAAACCTTGGTTTTACGTTAGACGAAGTAGTGAAAAACGAATTGGTGATAGAACGCATTCAAAAAGAAATTGAAACCATAAACCCGCAATTTGGTAAATGGGAGCAAATTAAAAAGTTTGCACTCACCCCAAATGTTTGGAGCATTGATACAGGAGAATTAACCCCTACGCTCAAACTAAAACGTAAAGTGATTTTAGAGAAGTATAAAGATTTGTATGAAGGAATGTATTCTTAA
- a CDS encoding M28 family metallopeptidase, with the protein MNFKPIIGLFIVAGFLNSNTIYAQKQKDRVKEMMENLSKDELVKHLSIIAGDEMEGRKTGEAGQKMAANYIRNIYKNLEIEALPGTDDYFQAVPSEAMKRMFSPKLNNSENVVAYIKGSEKPDEYLVISAHYDHVGIANGEIYNGADDNGTGTTALLELARMFKIAEKNGNGPKRSIVFLHCTGEEYGLHGSRFFVNSKIIPLEQIVADLNVDMIGRRDFTYQKNKKEYIYLVGSDKLSTELHDISEAMNKKYTDLVLDYTYNDDKHPEMIYYRSDHYNFAKYNIPVIFYYSGEHADYHKPTDTVDKINFDEMLKRTQLIFVTAWELANRNERIKLK; encoded by the coding sequence ATGAATTTTAAACCTATTATTGGTCTTTTTATTGTTGCCGGATTTTTAAATTCAAACACCATTTATGCTCAAAAACAAAAAGATCGGGTAAAAGAAATGATGGAAAATCTATCGAAAGACGAACTGGTAAAACATCTTTCTATAATTGCGGGCGATGAAATGGAAGGTAGAAAAACAGGCGAAGCCGGGCAGAAAATGGCGGCAAATTATATAAGAAACATTTATAAAAATTTAGAAATTGAAGCCTTGCCGGGAACAGATGATTATTTTCAGGCTGTTCCGTCTGAAGCTATGAAACGTATGTTCAGCCCTAAATTAAACAACAGCGAAAATGTGGTGGCTTATATAAAAGGAAGCGAAAAACCCGACGAATATTTGGTGATTTCTGCACATTACGACCATGTGGGAATTGCAAATGGCGAAATATATAATGGCGCTGATGATAATGGAACAGGAACAACGGCTTTGTTAGAACTAGCGCGTATGTTTAAAATTGCTGAGAAAAACGGTAACGGACCAAAACGTTCGATTGTATTTCTCCATTGCACCGGAGAAGAATATGGTTTGCACGGTTCTCGCTTTTTTGTGAATTCTAAAATAATTCCTTTAGAACAAATTGTTGCCGATTTGAATGTGGATATGATTGGAAGGAGAGATTTTACGTATCAAAAAAATAAAAAAGAATACATCTATTTGGTGGGAAGCGATAAATTAAGCACCGAATTGCACGATATTTCTGAAGCCATGAATAAAAAATATACCGATCTGGTTTTAGATTACACCTATAATGATGATAAGCATCCCGAAATGATTTATTACCGTTCTGATCATTACAATTTTGCAAAATACAACATTCCCGTAATTTTTTATTACAGCGGAGAACATGCCGATTACCACAAACCAACCGACACTGTTGACAAAATTAATTTTGATGAAATGCTTAAACGCACACAGCTTATTTTTGTAACAGCTTGGGAACTAGCAAATAGAAACGAACGAATTAAACTAAAATAA
- a CDS encoding SDR family oxidoreductase gives MNKVVLITGGSSGIGKTVGNFLLTKGYTVYGSSRNPENVTDSRFPLVAIDVRNKESIQSAVTEIIAKEGRIDVLINNAGVGITGPIEEIPLEEIQNNFHTNVFGPIEVMKAVLPQMRQQKSGLIINVTSIAGYMGLPYRGIYSASKGALELLTESIRMEVKPFNIRVTNVAPGDFATDIAARRFHAPVLDQSPYKEIYSQQLATINEHVNDGGDPIEMAKAINAIIQTKNPKVHYRVGAFMQKFSIFLKKILPDTVYEKMLMNHYKIK, from the coding sequence ATGAACAAAGTTGTACTGATAACTGGCGGATCTTCAGGTATTGGCAAAACCGTTGGAAACTTTTTATTAACGAAAGGTTACACGGTTTACGGCAGCAGTAGAAATCCTGAAAACGTGACAGATAGTCGTTTTCCACTGGTTGCCATTGATGTGCGAAACAAGGAATCGATACAAAGTGCGGTTACTGAAATTATTGCAAAAGAAGGCAGAATTGATGTGTTGATTAACAATGCAGGAGTAGGAATTACCGGACCTATTGAGGAAATTCCTTTGGAAGAAATTCAAAATAATTTTCATACCAATGTTTTTGGACCTATTGAAGTTATGAAAGCCGTTTTACCACAAATGCGTCAACAAAAATCGGGCTTGATTATTAATGTAACGTCGATTGCGGGATATATGGGCTTGCCTTACCGCGGGATTTATTCGGCTTCGAAAGGAGCTTTGGAACTGCTAACCGAATCGATACGAATGGAAGTGAAACCTTTTAATATACGAGTTACCAATGTGGCTCCGGGCGATTTTGCTACCGATATTGCTGCACGCCGTTTTCATGCGCCGGTTTTAGATCAATCTCCATACAAAGAAATTTACAGTCAACAATTGGCTACAATCAACGAGCATGTGAATGATGGCGGCGATCCCATAGAAATGGCAAAAGCAATTAACGCAATTATTCAAACAAAAAATCCAAAAGTTCATTACAGAGTAGGGGCTTTCATGCAAAAGTTTTCTATCTTTCTAAAAAAGATTTTACCAGATACGGTGTATGAAAAAATGTTAATGAATCATTATAAAATAAAATAA